In the genome of Bombus affinis isolate iyBomAffi1 chromosome 7, iyBomAffi1.2, whole genome shotgun sequence, one region contains:
- the LOC126918735 gene encoding trehalase-like isoform X8 has translation MMLVWQGARRCLSCSGQRTHQGYQLRRHRGSIGDKLDRYQLGTREDDEALELRPPRRLRQTEGPVPQPISKNDIYCHGELLHTIQMASIYKDSKTFVDMKMKFSPNETLLLFREFMESVNQTPTRNQIEQFINNTFDQEGSEFEEWNPVDWTSQPKFLNKIHDHDLRKFASDLNQIWKMLGRKMKDDVRVNEDRYSIIYVPNPVIVPGGRFREFYYWDSYWIVKGLLLSEMYTTVKGMLTNFVSLVDKIGFIPNGGRIYYARRSQPPMLIPMVEEYLKVTNDYKWLEDNLHLLEKEFEFWMTNRTVDVEVDGVKYTLARFFEESSGPRPESYKEDYLTSQSFRTNEEKDNYYAELKTAAESGWDFSSRWFILDGTNKGNLTNLKTRYIVPVDLNSIIYRNAQLLEQYNQRMGNETKAAYYRKRAEDWKRAVTAVLWHDEVGAWLDYDLLNDIKRDYFYPTNVLPLWTDCYDIAKREEYIAKVLKYLEKNQIMLNLGGIPTTLEHSGEQWDYPNAWPPLQYFVIMSLNNTGDPWAQRLAYEISQRWVRSNWKAFNETHSMFEKYDATVSGGHGGGGEYEVQLGFGWSNGIIMDLLNKYGDRLTAEDRFVIVQSLAPPAVVVSTAGQVMTGILALVISLAAGFIG, from the exons A TGATGCTGGTTTGGCAAGGAGCTCGCCGTTGCCTGAGTTGCAGCGGGCAGCGCACCCATCAAGGCTACCAACTGCGTCGTCATCGTGGATCAATTGGTGATAAACTCGATCGATATCAACTCGGTACCCG GGAGGATGATGAGGCCCTGGAGCTGAGACCGCCCCGCAGACTGCGTCAGACGGAAGGTCCGGTACCACAACCGATCTCCAAAAA CGATATTTACTGCCATGGCGAGCTGCTGCACACGATACAGATGGCCTCGATCTACAAGGACTCGAAGACGTTCGTCGACATGAAGATGAAATTCTCGCCGAACGAGACGCTGCTCCTATTTCGCGAATTCATGGAAAGCGTGAATCAAACACCGACCAGGAACCAGATCGAACAATTCATCAACAACACGTTCGACCAAGAAGGATCCGAGTTCGAGGAATGGAACCCAGTGGACTGGACCAGCCAACCGAAGTTTCTTAACAAAATCCACGATCACGATCTTCGCAAATTTGCCTCTGATTTGAACCAAATTTGGAAAATGTTGGGACGAAAGATGAAAGACGACGTGCGGGTCAACGAGGATCGATATTCCATCATCTACGTGCCGAATCCGGTGATCGTGCCCGGCGGCCGATTCCGCGAGTTCTACTACTGGGACTCGTACTGGATCGTGAAAGGGCTGCTGCTTTCGGAGATGTACACCACCGTCAAAGGAATGTTAACCAATTTCGTCTCTCTGGTGGACAAGATCGGTTTCATCCCGAACGGAGGCAGAATCTACTACGCTAGGAGATCTCAGCCTCCCATGTTGATTCCTATGGTCGAAGAGTATCTGAAGGTTACCAACGACTACAAATGGCTGGAGGATAACCTTCACCTTCTAGAGAAGGAGTTTGAATTTTGGATGACCAATAGGACGGTGGACGTTGAAGTGGATGGAGTGAAATACACTTTAGCCAGATTCTTCGAGGAGTCTTCGGGACCTCGACCAGAATCCTACAA AGAGGATTACCTGACCAGCCAAAGTTTTCGCACGAACGAAGAGAAGGACAACTATTACGCGGAATTGAAGACCGCGGCCGAGTCCGGCTGGGACTTTTCTAGTCGATGGTTCATACTAGACGGCACGAACAAAG GTAACCTGACGAACTTGAAAACGAGATACATTGTCCCCGTGGACTTGAATTCGATAATATATCGAAACGCGCAGCTGCTAGAACAGTACAATCAAAGGATGGGCAACGAGACCAAGGCCGCGTATTACCGGAAAAGAGCGGAGGACTGGAAAAGAGCGGTCACGGCCGTACTGTGGCACGACGAAGTCGGTGCTTGGCTCGACTACGACTTACTGAACGACATCAAAAGAGATTATTTTTATCCGACGAACGTTCTACCGCTTTGGACCGATTGTTACGACATCGCAAAGAGAGAGGAATACATAGCGAAGGTGCTCAAGTATCTAGAGAAAAATCAAATAATGTTAAATTTGGGCGGTATACCGACCACCCTCGAACACTCTGGTGAACAATGGGATTACCCGAATGCCTGGCCGCCCTTGCAATACTTTGTCATCATGTCGTTGAATAACACCGGAGACCCGTGGGCGCAGAGGCTCGCCTACGAGATCAGCCAACGATGGGTTCGCAGCAACTGGAAGGCGTTCAACGAGACGCACAGCATGTTCGAGAAG TATGACGCCACGGTATCAGGCGGTCACGGAGGTGGCGGTGAGTACGAGGTGCAACTAGGTTTCGGTTGGAGCAACGGGATCATCATGGACTTGCTGAACAAGTACGGAGATAGACTGACAGCAGAAGATCGTTTCGTAATAGTGCAGAGCTTGGCCCCTCCAGCGGTCGTCGTTTCGACCGCCGGTCAAGTGATGACCGGTATTCTCGCCCTCGTAATATCGTTGGCCGCGGGATTCATCGGGTGA
- the LOC126918735 gene encoding trehalase-like isoform X5: MMLVWQGARRCLSCSGQRTHQGYQLRRHRGSIGDKLDRYQLGTREDDEALELRPPRRLRQTEGPVPQPISKNDIYCHGELLHTIQMASIYKDSKTFVDMKMKFSPNETLLLFREFMESVNQTPTRNQIEQFINNTFDQEGSEFEEWNPVDWTSQPKFLNKIHDHDLRKFASDLNQIWKMLGRKMKDDVRVNEDRYSIIYVPNPVIVPGGRFREFYYWDSYWIVKGLLLSEMYTTVKGMLTNFVSLVDKIGFIPNGGRIYYARRSQPPMLIPMVEEYLKVTNDYKWLEDNLHLLEKEFEFWMTNRTVDVEVDGVKYTLARFFEESSGPRPESYKEDYLTSQSFRTNEEKDNYYAELKTAAESGWDFSSRWFILDGTNKGNLTNLKTRYIVPVDLNSIIYRNAQLLEQYNQRMGNETKAAYYRKRAEDWKRAVTAVLWHDEVGAWLDYDLLNDIKRDYFYPTNVLPLWTDCYDIAKREEYIAKVLKYLEKNQIMLNLGGIPTTLEHSGEQWDYPNAWPPLQYFVIMSLNNTGDPWAQRLAYEISQRWVRSNWKAFNETHSMFEKYDATVSGGHGGGGEYEVQLGFGWSNGIIMDLLNKYGDRLTAEDRFVIVQSLAPPAVVVSTAGQVMTGILALVISLAAGFIGMVVYKRRHYYVPGPSTMPNKRKVISPTGNVYRKRIAYTELKDMNND, encoded by the exons A TGATGCTGGTTTGGCAAGGAGCTCGCCGTTGCCTGAGTTGCAGCGGGCAGCGCACCCATCAAGGCTACCAACTGCGTCGTCATCGTGGATCAATTGGTGATAAACTCGATCGATATCAACTCGGTACCCG GGAGGATGATGAGGCCCTGGAGCTGAGACCGCCCCGCAGACTGCGTCAGACGGAAGGTCCGGTACCACAACCGATCTCCAAAAA CGATATTTACTGCCATGGCGAGCTGCTGCACACGATACAGATGGCCTCGATCTACAAGGACTCGAAGACGTTCGTCGACATGAAGATGAAATTCTCGCCGAACGAGACGCTGCTCCTATTTCGCGAATTCATGGAAAGCGTGAATCAAACACCGACCAGGAACCAGATCGAACAATTCATCAACAACACGTTCGACCAAGAAGGATCCGAGTTCGAGGAATGGAACCCAGTGGACTGGACCAGCCAACCGAAGTTTCTTAACAAAATCCACGATCACGATCTTCGCAAATTTGCCTCTGATTTGAACCAAATTTGGAAAATGTTGGGACGAAAGATGAAAGACGACGTGCGGGTCAACGAGGATCGATATTCCATCATCTACGTGCCGAATCCGGTGATCGTGCCCGGCGGCCGATTCCGCGAGTTCTACTACTGGGACTCGTACTGGATCGTGAAAGGGCTGCTGCTTTCGGAGATGTACACCACCGTCAAAGGAATGTTAACCAATTTCGTCTCTCTGGTGGACAAGATCGGTTTCATCCCGAACGGAGGCAGAATCTACTACGCTAGGAGATCTCAGCCTCCCATGTTGATTCCTATGGTCGAAGAGTATCTGAAGGTTACCAACGACTACAAATGGCTGGAGGATAACCTTCACCTTCTAGAGAAGGAGTTTGAATTTTGGATGACCAATAGGACGGTGGACGTTGAAGTGGATGGAGTGAAATACACTTTAGCCAGATTCTTCGAGGAGTCTTCGGGACCTCGACCAGAATCCTACAA AGAGGATTACCTGACCAGCCAAAGTTTTCGCACGAACGAAGAGAAGGACAACTATTACGCGGAATTGAAGACCGCGGCCGAGTCCGGCTGGGACTTTTCTAGTCGATGGTTCATACTAGACGGCACGAACAAAG GTAACCTGACGAACTTGAAAACGAGATACATTGTCCCCGTGGACTTGAATTCGATAATATATCGAAACGCGCAGCTGCTAGAACAGTACAATCAAAGGATGGGCAACGAGACCAAGGCCGCGTATTACCGGAAAAGAGCGGAGGACTGGAAAAGAGCGGTCACGGCCGTACTGTGGCACGACGAAGTCGGTGCTTGGCTCGACTACGACTTACTGAACGACATCAAAAGAGATTATTTTTATCCGACGAACGTTCTACCGCTTTGGACCGATTGTTACGACATCGCAAAGAGAGAGGAATACATAGCGAAGGTGCTCAAGTATCTAGAGAAAAATCAAATAATGTTAAATTTGGGCGGTATACCGACCACCCTCGAACACTCTGGTGAACAATGGGATTACCCGAATGCCTGGCCGCCCTTGCAATACTTTGTCATCATGTCGTTGAATAACACCGGAGACCCGTGGGCGCAGAGGCTCGCCTACGAGATCAGCCAACGATGGGTTCGCAGCAACTGGAAGGCGTTCAACGAGACGCACAGCATGTTCGAGAAG TATGACGCCACGGTATCAGGCGGTCACGGAGGTGGCGGTGAGTACGAGGTGCAACTAGGTTTCGGTTGGAGCAACGGGATCATCATGGACTTGCTGAACAAGTACGGAGATAGACTGACAGCAGAAGATCGTTTCGTAATAGTGCAGAGCTTGGCCCCTCCAGCGGTCGTCGTTTCGACCGCCGGTCAAGTGATGACCGGTATTCTCGCCCTCGTAATATCGTTGGCCGCGGGATTCATCGG
- the LOC126918735 gene encoding trehalase-like isoform X9, which yields MASIYKDSKTFVDMKMKFSPNETLLLFREFMESVNQTPTRNQIEQFINNTFDQEGSEFEEWNPVDWTSQPKFLNKIHDHDLRKFASDLNQIWKMLGRKMKDDVRVNEDRYSIIYVPNPVIVPGGRFREFYYWDSYWIVKGLLLSEMYTTVKGMLTNFVSLVDKIGFIPNGGRIYYARRSQPPMLIPMVEEYLKVTNDYKWLEDNLHLLEKEFEFWMTNRTVDVEVDGVKYTLARFFEESSGPRPESYKEDYLTSQSFRTNEEKDNYYAELKTAAESGWDFSSRWFILDGTNKGNLTNLKTRYIVPVDLNSIIYRNAQLLEQYNQRMGNETKAAYYRKRAEDWKRAVTAVLWHDEVGAWLDYDLLNDIKRDYFYPTNVLPLWTDCYDIAKREEYIAKVLKYLEKNQIMLNLGGIPTTLEHSGEQWDYPNAWPPLQYFVIMSLNNTGDPWAQRLAYEISQRWVRSNWKAFNETHSMFEKYDATVSGGHGGGGEYEVQLGFGWSNGIIMDLLNKYGDRLTAEDRFVIVQSLAPPAVVVSTAGQVMTGILALVISLAAGFIGMVVYKRRHYYVPGPSTMPNKRKVISPTGNVYRKRIAYTELKDMNND from the exons ATGGCCTCGATCTACAAGGACTCGAAGACGTTCGTCGACATGAAGATGAAATTCTCGCCGAACGAGACGCTGCTCCTATTTCGCGAATTCATGGAAAGCGTGAATCAAACACCGACCAGGAACCAGATCGAACAATTCATCAACAACACGTTCGACCAAGAAGGATCCGAGTTCGAGGAATGGAACCCAGTGGACTGGACCAGCCAACCGAAGTTTCTTAACAAAATCCACGATCACGATCTTCGCAAATTTGCCTCTGATTTGAACCAAATTTGGAAAATGTTGGGACGAAAGATGAAAGACGACGTGCGGGTCAACGAGGATCGATATTCCATCATCTACGTGCCGAATCCGGTGATCGTGCCCGGCGGCCGATTCCGCGAGTTCTACTACTGGGACTCGTACTGGATCGTGAAAGGGCTGCTGCTTTCGGAGATGTACACCACCGTCAAAGGAATGTTAACCAATTTCGTCTCTCTGGTGGACAAGATCGGTTTCATCCCGAACGGAGGCAGAATCTACTACGCTAGGAGATCTCAGCCTCCCATGTTGATTCCTATGGTCGAAGAGTATCTGAAGGTTACCAACGACTACAAATGGCTGGAGGATAACCTTCACCTTCTAGAGAAGGAGTTTGAATTTTGGATGACCAATAGGACGGTGGACGTTGAAGTGGATGGAGTGAAATACACTTTAGCCAGATTCTTCGAGGAGTCTTCGGGACCTCGACCAGAATCCTACAA AGAGGATTACCTGACCAGCCAAAGTTTTCGCACGAACGAAGAGAAGGACAACTATTACGCGGAATTGAAGACCGCGGCCGAGTCCGGCTGGGACTTTTCTAGTCGATGGTTCATACTAGACGGCACGAACAAAG GTAACCTGACGAACTTGAAAACGAGATACATTGTCCCCGTGGACTTGAATTCGATAATATATCGAAACGCGCAGCTGCTAGAACAGTACAATCAAAGGATGGGCAACGAGACCAAGGCCGCGTATTACCGGAAAAGAGCGGAGGACTGGAAAAGAGCGGTCACGGCCGTACTGTGGCACGACGAAGTCGGTGCTTGGCTCGACTACGACTTACTGAACGACATCAAAAGAGATTATTTTTATCCGACGAACGTTCTACCGCTTTGGACCGATTGTTACGACATCGCAAAGAGAGAGGAATACATAGCGAAGGTGCTCAAGTATCTAGAGAAAAATCAAATAATGTTAAATTTGGGCGGTATACCGACCACCCTCGAACACTCTGGTGAACAATGGGATTACCCGAATGCCTGGCCGCCCTTGCAATACTTTGTCATCATGTCGTTGAATAACACCGGAGACCCGTGGGCGCAGAGGCTCGCCTACGAGATCAGCCAACGATGGGTTCGCAGCAACTGGAAGGCGTTCAACGAGACGCACAGCATGTTCGAGAAG TATGACGCCACGGTATCAGGCGGTCACGGAGGTGGCGGTGAGTACGAGGTGCAACTAGGTTTCGGTTGGAGCAACGGGATCATCATGGACTTGCTGAACAAGTACGGAGATAGACTGACAGCAGAAGATCGTTTCGTAATAGTGCAGAGCTTGGCCCCTCCAGCGGTCGTCGTTTCGACCGCCGGTCAAGTGATGACCGGTATTCTCGCCCTCGTAATATCGTTGGCCGCGGGATTCATCGG
- the LOC126918735 gene encoding trehalase-like isoform X7, translating into MAWSCTRCGSTNMLLSAAFLALLVVAPCYASTEKASYVKPPPCQSDIYCHGELLHTIQMASIYKDSKTFVDMKMKFSPNETLLLFREFMESVNQTPTRNQIEQFINNTFDQEGSEFEEWNPVDWTSQPKFLNKIHDHDLRKFASDLNQIWKMLGRKMKDDVRVNEDRYSIIYVPNPVIVPGGRFREFYYWDSYWIVKGLLLSEMYTTVKGMLTNFVSLVDKIGFIPNGGRIYYARRSQPPMLIPMVEEYLKVTNDYKWLEDNLHLLEKEFEFWMTNRTVDVEVDGVKYTLARFFEESSGPRPESYKEDYLTSQSFRTNEEKDNYYAELKTAAESGWDFSSRWFILDGTNKGNLTNLKTRYIVPVDLNSIIYRNAQLLEQYNQRMGNETKAAYYRKRAEDWKRAVTAVLWHDEVGAWLDYDLLNDIKRDYFYPTNVLPLWTDCYDIAKREEYIAKVLKYLEKNQIMLNLGGIPTTLEHSGEQWDYPNAWPPLQYFVIMSLNNTGDPWAQRLAYEISQRWVRSNWKAFNETHSMFEKYDATVSGGHGGGGEYEVQLGFGWSNGIIMDLLNKYGDRLTAEDRFVIVQSLAPPAVVVSTAGQVMTGILALVISLAAGFIGMVVYKRRHYYVPGPSTMPNKRKVISPTGNVYRKRIAYTELKDMNND; encoded by the exons ATGGCTTGGAGCTGCACGCGCTGCGGTTCGACGAATATGCTGCTGAGTGCTGCGTTCCTCGCGCTTCTCGTCGTTGCTCCGTGTTACGCTAGCACAGAGAAGGCAAGCTACGTGAAACCGCCTCCGTGTCAGAG CGATATTTACTGCCATGGCGAGCTGCTGCACACGATACAGATGGCCTCGATCTACAAGGACTCGAAGACGTTCGTCGACATGAAGATGAAATTCTCGCCGAACGAGACGCTGCTCCTATTTCGCGAATTCATGGAAAGCGTGAATCAAACACCGACCAGGAACCAGATCGAACAATTCATCAACAACACGTTCGACCAAGAAGGATCCGAGTTCGAGGAATGGAACCCAGTGGACTGGACCAGCCAACCGAAGTTTCTTAACAAAATCCACGATCACGATCTTCGCAAATTTGCCTCTGATTTGAACCAAATTTGGAAAATGTTGGGACGAAAGATGAAAGACGACGTGCGGGTCAACGAGGATCGATATTCCATCATCTACGTGCCGAATCCGGTGATCGTGCCCGGCGGCCGATTCCGCGAGTTCTACTACTGGGACTCGTACTGGATCGTGAAAGGGCTGCTGCTTTCGGAGATGTACACCACCGTCAAAGGAATGTTAACCAATTTCGTCTCTCTGGTGGACAAGATCGGTTTCATCCCGAACGGAGGCAGAATCTACTACGCTAGGAGATCTCAGCCTCCCATGTTGATTCCTATGGTCGAAGAGTATCTGAAGGTTACCAACGACTACAAATGGCTGGAGGATAACCTTCACCTTCTAGAGAAGGAGTTTGAATTTTGGATGACCAATAGGACGGTGGACGTTGAAGTGGATGGAGTGAAATACACTTTAGCCAGATTCTTCGAGGAGTCTTCGGGACCTCGACCAGAATCCTACAA AGAGGATTACCTGACCAGCCAAAGTTTTCGCACGAACGAAGAGAAGGACAACTATTACGCGGAATTGAAGACCGCGGCCGAGTCCGGCTGGGACTTTTCTAGTCGATGGTTCATACTAGACGGCACGAACAAAG GTAACCTGACGAACTTGAAAACGAGATACATTGTCCCCGTGGACTTGAATTCGATAATATATCGAAACGCGCAGCTGCTAGAACAGTACAATCAAAGGATGGGCAACGAGACCAAGGCCGCGTATTACCGGAAAAGAGCGGAGGACTGGAAAAGAGCGGTCACGGCCGTACTGTGGCACGACGAAGTCGGTGCTTGGCTCGACTACGACTTACTGAACGACATCAAAAGAGATTATTTTTATCCGACGAACGTTCTACCGCTTTGGACCGATTGTTACGACATCGCAAAGAGAGAGGAATACATAGCGAAGGTGCTCAAGTATCTAGAGAAAAATCAAATAATGTTAAATTTGGGCGGTATACCGACCACCCTCGAACACTCTGGTGAACAATGGGATTACCCGAATGCCTGGCCGCCCTTGCAATACTTTGTCATCATGTCGTTGAATAACACCGGAGACCCGTGGGCGCAGAGGCTCGCCTACGAGATCAGCCAACGATGGGTTCGCAGCAACTGGAAGGCGTTCAACGAGACGCACAGCATGTTCGAGAAG TATGACGCCACGGTATCAGGCGGTCACGGAGGTGGCGGTGAGTACGAGGTGCAACTAGGTTTCGGTTGGAGCAACGGGATCATCATGGACTTGCTGAACAAGTACGGAGATAGACTGACAGCAGAAGATCGTTTCGTAATAGTGCAGAGCTTGGCCCCTCCAGCGGTCGTCGTTTCGACCGCCGGTCAAGTGATGACCGGTATTCTCGCCCTCGTAATATCGTTGGCCGCGGGATTCATCGG
- the LOC126918735 gene encoding trehalase-like isoform X6, with the protein MLVWQGARRCLSCSGQRTHQGYQLRRHRGSIGDKLDRYQLGTREDDEALELRPPRRLRQTEGPVPQPISKNDIYCHGELLHTIQMASIYKDSKTFVDMKMKFSPNETLLLFREFMESVNQTPTRNQIEQFINNTFDQEGSEFEEWNPVDWTSQPKFLNKIHDHDLRKFASDLNQIWKMLGRKMKDDVRVNEDRYSIIYVPNPVIVPGGRFREFYYWDSYWIVKGLLLSEMYTTVKGMLTNFVSLVDKIGFIPNGGRIYYARRSQPPMLIPMVEEYLKVTNDYKWLEDNLHLLEKEFEFWMTNRTVDVEVDGVKYTLARFFEESSGPRPESYKEDYLTSQSFRTNEEKDNYYAELKTAAESGWDFSSRWFILDGTNKGNLTNLKTRYIVPVDLNSIIYRNAQLLEQYNQRMGNETKAAYYRKRAEDWKRAVTAVLWHDEVGAWLDYDLLNDIKRDYFYPTNVLPLWTDCYDIAKREEYIAKVLKYLEKNQIMLNLGGIPTTLEHSGEQWDYPNAWPPLQYFVIMSLNNTGDPWAQRLAYEISQRWVRSNWKAFNETHSMFEKYDATVSGGHGGGGEYEVQLGFGWSNGIIMDLLNKYGDRLTAEDRFVIVQSLAPPAVVVSTAGQVMTGILALVISLAAGFIGMVVYKRRHYYVPGPSTMPNKRKVISPTGNVYRKRIAYTELKDMNND; encoded by the exons ATGCTGGTTTGGCAAGGAGCTCGCCGTTGCCTGAGTTGCAGCGGGCAGCGCACCCATCAAGGCTACCAACTGCGTCGTCATCGTGGATCAATTGGTGATAAACTCGATCGATATCAACTCGGTACCCG GGAGGATGATGAGGCCCTGGAGCTGAGACCGCCCCGCAGACTGCGTCAGACGGAAGGTCCGGTACCACAACCGATCTCCAAAAA CGATATTTACTGCCATGGCGAGCTGCTGCACACGATACAGATGGCCTCGATCTACAAGGACTCGAAGACGTTCGTCGACATGAAGATGAAATTCTCGCCGAACGAGACGCTGCTCCTATTTCGCGAATTCATGGAAAGCGTGAATCAAACACCGACCAGGAACCAGATCGAACAATTCATCAACAACACGTTCGACCAAGAAGGATCCGAGTTCGAGGAATGGAACCCAGTGGACTGGACCAGCCAACCGAAGTTTCTTAACAAAATCCACGATCACGATCTTCGCAAATTTGCCTCTGATTTGAACCAAATTTGGAAAATGTTGGGACGAAAGATGAAAGACGACGTGCGGGTCAACGAGGATCGATATTCCATCATCTACGTGCCGAATCCGGTGATCGTGCCCGGCGGCCGATTCCGCGAGTTCTACTACTGGGACTCGTACTGGATCGTGAAAGGGCTGCTGCTTTCGGAGATGTACACCACCGTCAAAGGAATGTTAACCAATTTCGTCTCTCTGGTGGACAAGATCGGTTTCATCCCGAACGGAGGCAGAATCTACTACGCTAGGAGATCTCAGCCTCCCATGTTGATTCCTATGGTCGAAGAGTATCTGAAGGTTACCAACGACTACAAATGGCTGGAGGATAACCTTCACCTTCTAGAGAAGGAGTTTGAATTTTGGATGACCAATAGGACGGTGGACGTTGAAGTGGATGGAGTGAAATACACTTTAGCCAGATTCTTCGAGGAGTCTTCGGGACCTCGACCAGAATCCTACAA AGAGGATTACCTGACCAGCCAAAGTTTTCGCACGAACGAAGAGAAGGACAACTATTACGCGGAATTGAAGACCGCGGCCGAGTCCGGCTGGGACTTTTCTAGTCGATGGTTCATACTAGACGGCACGAACAAAG GTAACCTGACGAACTTGAAAACGAGATACATTGTCCCCGTGGACTTGAATTCGATAATATATCGAAACGCGCAGCTGCTAGAACAGTACAATCAAAGGATGGGCAACGAGACCAAGGCCGCGTATTACCGGAAAAGAGCGGAGGACTGGAAAAGAGCGGTCACGGCCGTACTGTGGCACGACGAAGTCGGTGCTTGGCTCGACTACGACTTACTGAACGACATCAAAAGAGATTATTTTTATCCGACGAACGTTCTACCGCTTTGGACCGATTGTTACGACATCGCAAAGAGAGAGGAATACATAGCGAAGGTGCTCAAGTATCTAGAGAAAAATCAAATAATGTTAAATTTGGGCGGTATACCGACCACCCTCGAACACTCTGGTGAACAATGGGATTACCCGAATGCCTGGCCGCCCTTGCAATACTTTGTCATCATGTCGTTGAATAACACCGGAGACCCGTGGGCGCAGAGGCTCGCCTACGAGATCAGCCAACGATGGGTTCGCAGCAACTGGAAGGCGTTCAACGAGACGCACAGCATGTTCGAGAAG TATGACGCCACGGTATCAGGCGGTCACGGAGGTGGCGGTGAGTACGAGGTGCAACTAGGTTTCGGTTGGAGCAACGGGATCATCATGGACTTGCTGAACAAGTACGGAGATAGACTGACAGCAGAAGATCGTTTCGTAATAGTGCAGAGCTTGGCCCCTCCAGCGGTCGTCGTTTCGACCGCCGGTCAAGTGATGACCGGTATTCTCGCCCTCGTAATATCGTTGGCCGCGGGATTCATCGG